From the genome of Labrus bergylta chromosome 4, fLabBer1.1, whole genome shotgun sequence, one region includes:
- the LOC136178948 gene encoding mammalian ependymin-related protein 1-like, with protein MAGVVKALYMGIRRFFESIFLHQSLVMFQIDQKKKDCSKISLTEAWDLFDNPANSTFEDQYIIGGPGDNVEVQEWSDRKPGTPNETWVGVYTLKDCYPVQETYARNSSVTTSTRFFNLQLGISDPDVFTPPSTCQSARPERMSESGC; from the exons atggcAGGCGTGGTTAAAGCTCTCTACATGGGAATAAGAAG GTTCTTCGAGTCCATCTTTTTGCACCAGAGCCTGGTGATGTTCCAGATCgaccagaagaagaaggactGCTCCAAGATCTCTCTGACCGAGGCCTGGGATCTCTTCGACAACCCAGCCAACTCCACCTTCGAGGACCAGTACATCATCGGAGGCCCCGGGGACAACGTGGAGGTCCAGGAGTGGTCGGACAGGAAGCCTGGCACGCCAA ATGAGACCTGGGTGGGCGTTTACACCCTGAAGGACTGCTACCCCGTGCAGGAGACCTACGCCAGGAACAGCAGCGTCACCACCTCCACCCGCTTCTTCAACCTGCAGCTGGGCATCAGCGACCCCGACGTCTTCACCCCACccagcacctgtcaatcagctcGGCCTGAGAGGATGTCGGAGTCCGGCTGCTGA
- the LOC136179034 gene encoding tripartite motif-containing protein 16-like, whose product MAQKGVQLGKETISCSICLDLLKDPVTTSCGHSYCMNCIKSHWDTEDKKTIYSCPQCRQDFTPRPVLRKNTMLAVLVEELKKTGLQAAPADHCYAGPEDVACDVCTGRKLKACKSCLQCLASYCEKHLQPHFEVAPLKKHKLVEPSMKLQENVCSRHNEEMKVFCRTDQQSICLLCLMDEHKGHDTVSAAAERSEKQRELEVSRQNIQQRIQDREKDVKLLQQEVEAINGSADKTVGNSEKIFTELIRLMEKRRSDVKQQVRSQQQTEVSRVRELQEKLEQEITELKRRDAELEKLSHTEDHNQFLHDYPSLSPLSESTHSSSIKIRPLRYFEDVTAAVSEVRDKLQDVLREKWTNISQTVTEVDVLLSEPKPEPKTRAEFFKNSCDSTLDPNTAHTQLLLSDENRKVTLMSKQQSYSSHPDRFTHYLQVLSKESLTGRCYWEVELRGRVSVAVTYKNISRAGRSYECWFGRNDKSWMLYCDNNSYYFWYNHVRTPVSGPQSSRVGVYLDHRAGILSFYSISETMTLLHRVQTTFTQPLHAGLRFYYVGDSAELCKLK is encoded by the coding sequence atggcgcagaaaggagttcagctgggCAAGGAAACTATttcttgttccatctgtctggatctgcTGAAGGATCCAGTGACTACTAGCTGTGGAcatagttactgtatgaactgtattaaaagccactgggacaCAGAGGATAagaagacaatctacagctgccctcagtgcagacaggacttcacaccgaggcctgtcctgaggaaaaacaccatgttggcagttttagtggaggagctgaagaagactggactccaagctgctcctgctgatcactgctatgctggacctgaagatgtggcctgtgatgtctgcaccgggaggaaactgaaagcctgtaagtcctgtctgcagtgtctggcctcttactgtgagaaacatctccagcctcattttgaagtagctccattaaagaaacacaagctggtggagccctccatgaagctccaggagaacgtctgctctcgtcataatGAGGagatgaaagtattttgtcgtactgatcagcagtctatctgtctcctctgtttaatggacgaacacaaaggtcatgacacagtctcagctgcagcagaaaggagcgagaagcagagagagctcgaggtgagtcgacaaaacatccagcagagaatccaggacagagagaaagatgtgaagctgcttcaacaggaggtggaggctatcaatggctctgctgataaaacagtagggaacagtgagaagatcttcactgagctgatccgtctcatggagaaaagacgctctgatgtgaagcagcaggtcagatcccagcagcaaactgaagtgagtcgagtcagagagcttcaggagaagctggagcaggagatcactgagctgaagaggagagacgctgaactggagaagctctcacacacagaagatcacaaccagtttctacacgactacccctcactgtcaccactcagtgaatctacacactcatccagcatcaagatccgtcctctgaggtactttgaggatgtgacagcggctgtgtcagaagtcagagataaactacaggacgtcctgagagagaaatggacaaacatctcacagacagtgactgaagtggatgttttactgtcagaaccaaaaccagagcccaagaccagagctgagttcttcaaAAATTCATGTGACAGCactctggatccaaacacagcacacacacagctgttattatctgatgagaacagaaaagtaacattaatgagtaaacaacagtcttattctagtcacccagacagattcactcaTTAtcttcaggtcctgagtaaagagagtctgactggacgttgttactgggaagttgAGTTGAGAGGAAGAgtttctgtagcagtcacatacaagaatatcagcagagcagggaggtcatatgaatgttggtttggacgtaatgacaaatcttggatGTTATATTGTGACAACAACAGTTATTACTTTTGGTACAACCATGTCaggactcctgtctcaggtcctcagtcctccagagtaggagtgtacctggatcacagagcaggtattctgtccttctacagcatctctgaaaccatgactctcctccacagagtccagaccacattcactcagcctctacatgctggactcaggTTTTATTatgttggagactctgctgagttgtgtaaactgaaatag
- the LOC109977912 gene encoding mammalian ependymin-related protein 1-like, which yields MGTRRFFEYIFLHQSLVMFQIDQKTKDCSKISLTEAWDLFDNPANSTFEDQYIIGCPWDNVEVQEWSDRKPARQHETWVGVYTLKDCYPVQETYARNSSVTTSTRFFNLQLGISDPDVFTPPSTCQSARPERMSESGC from the exons ATGGGAACAAGAAG GTTCTTCGAGTACATCTTTTTGCACCAGAGCCTGGTGATGTTCCAGATCGACCAGAAGACGAAGGACTGCTCCAAGATCTCTCTGACCGAGGCCTGGGATCTCTTCGACAACCCAGCCAACTCCACCTTCGAGGACCAGTACATCATTGGATGCCCCTGGGACAACGTGGAGGTCCAGGAGTGGTCGGACAGGAAGCCGGCACGCCAAC ATGAGACCTGGGTGGGCGTTTACACCCTGAAGGACTGCTACCCCGTGCAGGAGACCTACGCCAGGAACAGCAGCGTCACCACCTCCACCCGCTTCTTCAACCTGCAGCTGGGCATCAGCGACCCCGACGTCTTCACCCCGCccagcacctgtcaatcagctcGGCCTGAGAGGATGTCGGAGTCCGGCTGCTGA
- the LOC136179032 gene encoding tripartite motif-containing protein 16-like, with amino-acid sequence MFTERTHAVQIRGGASLISQEEKLRQLLLPRGEMAQKGVQLDREAFSCSICLDLLKDPVTVPCGHSYCMNCIKSHWDKEDEKTIYSCPECRQTFTPRPVLVKNTMLAVLVEELKKTGLQAAPVDHCYAGPDDVACDVCTGRKLKACKSCLQCPASYCEKHLQPHFEAAPLKKHKLVEPSKKLQENVCSRHNEEMKVFCRTDQQSICLLCLMDEHKGHDTVSAAAERNEKQRELGVSRQNIQQKIQDREKDVKLLQQEVEAINGSADKTVGNSEKIFTELIRLMEKRRSDVKQQVRSQQQTEVSRVRELQEKLEQEITELKRRDAELEKLSHTEDHNQFLHDYPSLSPLSESTHSSSIKIRPLRYFEDVTAAVSEVSDKLQDVLREKWTNISQTVSEVDVLLSGPEPEPKTRAEFLKYSCDITLDPNTAHTQLLLSDENRKVTLMSKHQSYSSHPDRFTDWRQVLSKESLTGRCYWEVELRGRVYVAVTYKNISRTGGSYECLFGRNDKSWALYCNSNSYYFYNSKVSTPVSGPQSSRVGVYLDHRAGILSFYSISETMTLLHRVQITFTQPLHAGLGLYYSPGDSAELCKLN; translated from the coding sequence ATGTTCACTGAACGAACACATGCTGTGCAGATCAGAGGTGGAGCTAGTCTGATTTCTCAGGAAGAGAAACTCAGACAGTTGTTGTtaccgagaggagaaatggcgcagaaaggagttcaactagaccgggaggccttctcttgttccatctgtctggatctcctgaaggatccggtgactgttccctgtggacatagttactgtatgaactgtattaaaagccactgggataaagaggatgagaagacaatctacagctgccctgaGTGTAGGCAGActttcacaccgaggcctgttctggtgaaaaacaccatgttagcagttttagtggaggagctgaagaagactggactccaagctgctcctgttgatcactgctatgctggacctgatgatgtggcctgtgatgtctgcaccgggaggaaactgaaagcctgtaagtcctgtctgcagtgtccggcctcttactgtgagaaacacctccagcctcattttgaagcagctccattaaagaaacacaagctggtggagccctccaagaagctccaggagaacgtctgctctcgtcataatGAGGagatgaaagtattttgtcgtactgatcagcagtctatctgtctcctctgtttaatggacgaacacaaaggtcatgacacagtctcagctgcagcagaaaggaacgagaagcagagagagctcggggtgagtcgacaaaacatccagcagaaaatccaggacagagagaaagatgtgaagctgctccaacaggaggtggaggctatcaatggctctgctgataaaacagtggggaacagtgagaagatcttcactgagctgatccgtctcatggagaaaagacgctctgatgtgaagcagcaggtcagatcccagcagcaaactgaagtgagtcgagtcagagagcttcaggagaagctggagcaggagatcactgagctgaagaggagagacgctgaactggagaagctctcacacacagaagatcacaaccagtttctacacgactacccctcactgtcaccactcagtgaatctacacactcatccagcatcaagatccgtcctctgaggtactttgaggatgtgacagcggctgtgtcagaagtcagcgataaactacaggacgtcctgagagagaaatggaccaacatctcacagacagtgagtgaagtggatgttttactgtcaggaccagaaccagagcccaagaccagagctgagttcttaaaatattcatgtgacatcacactggatccaaacacagcacacacacagctgttattatctgatgagaacagaaaagtaacattaatgAGTAAACatcagtcttattctagtcacccagacagattcactgattggcgtcaggtcctgagtaaagagagtctgactggacgttgttactgggaagtggagttgagaggaagagtttatgtagcagtcacatacaagaatatcagcagaacaGGGGGCTCATATGAATGTCtgtttggacgtaatgacaaatcttgggcgttaTATTGTAACAGTAACAGTTATTACTTTTATAACAGCAAAGtcagcactcctgtctcaggtcctcagtcctccagagtaggagtgtacctggatcacagagcaggtattctgtccttctacagcatctctgaaaccatgactctcctccacagagtccagatcacattcactcagcctctacatgctggactgggGTTATATTAttctcctggagactctgctgagttgtgtaaactgaactag